A DNA window from Rossellomorea marisflavi contains the following coding sequences:
- the rpoC gene encoding DNA-directed RNA polymerase subunit beta' has product MLDVNNFEYMKIGLASPDKIRSWSFGEVKKPETINYRTLKPEKDGLFCERIFGPTKDWECHCGKYKRVRYKGVVCDRCGVEVTKAKVRRERMGHIELAAPVSHIWYFKGIPSRMGLVLDMSPRALEEVIYFASYVVTEPGDTALEKKQLLSEKEYRAYREKYGVKFHAAMGAEAIKKLLQDIDLDKEADFLKEELKTAQGQRRTRAIKRLEVVESFRSSGNDPDWMILDVLPVIPPELRPMVQLDGGRFATSDLNDLYRRVINRNNRLKRLLDLGAPSIIVQNEKRMLQEAVDALIDNGRRGRPVTGPGNRPLKSLSHMLKGKQGRFRQNLLGKRVDYSGRSVIVVGPNLKMYQCGLPKEMALELFKPFVMKELVERGLAHNIKSAKRKIERVQPEVWDVLEGVIKEHPVLLNRAPTLHRLGIQAFEPTLVEGRAIRLHPLVCTAYNADFDGDQMAVHVPLSSEAQAEARMLMLAAQNILNPKDGKPVVTPSQDMVLGNYYLTLEREDAVGEGMIFNDANEVLLAYQNGFAHLHTRIAIHAGTLNNQTFTDQQNKQLLVTTVGKVIFNEILPDTFPFINEPTKTNLEVATPEKYFVNPGTDVKALFKERELINPFKKGFLGNIIAEVFKKFAITETSRMLDKMKDLGFKFSTKAGITVGIADIVVLAEKEEILIEAQGKVDNVLKQFKRGLITEEERYDRVISIWSAAKDTIQGKLMATLDKRNPIFMMSDSGARGNASNFTQLAGMRGLMANPAGRIIELPIKSSFREGLTVLEYFISTHGARKGLADTALKTADSGYLTRRLVDVAQDVIVREEDCGTDRGLLVGSIKEGTEIIEPLEERLLGRYSRKTLRHPETDEILVNENQLITEDLAKTIVDAGIEHVSIRSAFTCNTRHGVCEKCYGTNLATGQKVEVGEAVGIIAAQSIGEPGTQLTMRTFHTGGVAGDDITQGLPRIQEIFEARNPKGQAVISEMDGVITSITEGKDRQYEITVQGDVESRNYTAPYTARLKFAVNDRVLRGQEITEGSIDPKELLKVRDVGAVQEYLLREVQKVYRMQGVEIGDKHVEVMVRQMLRKVRVIDAGETEVLPGTLMDIHQFRDANESALLNGNTPATGRPVLLGITKASLETDSFLSAASFQETTRVLTDAAIKGKRDELLGLKENVIIGKLVPAGTGMQRYRRAEQVLSEEISEETVTVD; this is encoded by the coding sequence TTGCTAGATGTGAATAATTTCGAATATATGAAGATTGGTTTAGCTTCCCCCGATAAGATCCGTTCGTGGTCTTTCGGGGAGGTTAAAAAACCTGAAACGATCAACTATCGTACATTAAAACCAGAAAAAGACGGCTTGTTCTGCGAGCGTATCTTCGGTCCTACGAAGGACTGGGAATGTCACTGTGGTAAATACAAGCGCGTCCGCTATAAAGGTGTAGTATGTGACCGCTGTGGTGTCGAAGTCACAAAAGCGAAAGTGCGCCGTGAGCGCATGGGTCACATAGAACTTGCTGCCCCTGTATCACACATCTGGTACTTCAAAGGAATCCCAAGCCGTATGGGTCTTGTCCTCGACATGTCTCCAAGGGCTTTGGAAGAAGTGATCTACTTCGCATCCTATGTTGTAACAGAACCGGGAGATACGGCTCTTGAGAAGAAGCAATTGCTTTCTGAAAAAGAGTACCGTGCATACCGTGAGAAATACGGTGTGAAATTCCATGCTGCCATGGGAGCTGAAGCAATCAAGAAACTTCTTCAGGATATCGATCTTGATAAAGAAGCCGATTTCCTTAAAGAAGAATTGAAGACTGCACAAGGTCAACGACGCACACGTGCGATCAAACGCCTTGAAGTGGTTGAATCCTTCAGAAGCTCCGGGAATGATCCAGACTGGATGATCCTTGATGTCCTTCCTGTCATCCCTCCGGAACTTCGTCCGATGGTACAGCTTGACGGTGGACGTTTTGCGACATCTGACCTCAATGATCTATACCGTCGTGTCATCAACCGTAACAACCGTCTGAAGCGCTTGTTGGATCTTGGTGCTCCAAGCATCATCGTTCAAAACGAAAAGCGTATGCTTCAAGAAGCTGTTGATGCATTGATCGACAACGGACGCCGCGGCCGTCCGGTAACAGGACCAGGTAACCGTCCATTGAAATCCCTCTCTCACATGTTGAAAGGGAAGCAAGGACGTTTCCGTCAAAACCTTCTTGGTAAGCGTGTTGACTACTCTGGCCGTTCCGTAATCGTCGTAGGTCCTAACTTGAAAATGTACCAATGTGGTCTTCCGAAAGAGATGGCTCTTGAGCTCTTCAAGCCTTTCGTCATGAAAGAACTCGTCGAGCGTGGCCTTGCTCACAACATCAAGAGTGCGAAACGCAAGATCGAACGCGTGCAACCTGAAGTATGGGATGTACTCGAAGGCGTCATCAAGGAGCATCCGGTCCTTCTGAATCGTGCACCGACCCTTCACCGACTCGGTATCCAAGCGTTCGAACCGACTCTTGTCGAAGGTAGAGCGATCCGTCTTCACCCACTCGTATGTACTGCGTACAACGCCGACTTCGATGGTGACCAAATGGCGGTCCACGTACCACTATCTTCTGAAGCACAAGCAGAAGCACGCATGCTCATGCTTGCTGCCCAGAACATCCTGAACCCGAAAGATGGTAAGCCAGTCGTTACACCATCACAGGATATGGTACTAGGTAACTATTATCTAACCCTGGAGCGTGAAGATGCTGTAGGTGAAGGTATGATCTTCAACGATGCCAATGAAGTATTGCTTGCATACCAAAACGGTTTTGCCCATCTTCATACACGTATCGCGATCCATGCCGGAACTCTCAACAACCAAACGTTCACAGATCAACAAAATAAACAGCTGCTCGTCACAACGGTCGGTAAGGTGATCTTCAACGAAATCCTGCCTGATACATTCCCGTTCATCAATGAACCGACGAAGACGAACCTCGAGGTGGCAACACCGGAGAAATACTTCGTTAACCCAGGAACGGATGTAAAAGCACTGTTCAAAGAGCGCGAATTGATCAATCCATTCAAAAAAGGATTCCTTGGGAACATCATCGCTGAAGTATTCAAGAAGTTTGCCATCACCGAAACGTCACGCATGCTTGATAAGATGAAGGACCTAGGGTTCAAATTCTCTACCAAAGCAGGTATCACGGTCGGTATCGCCGATATCGTCGTACTCGCTGAAAAAGAGGAAATCCTGATTGAAGCTCAAGGTAAAGTAGATAACGTCTTGAAGCAATTCAAACGTGGTCTCATTACCGAAGAGGAAAGATATGATCGCGTCATCTCCATCTGGAGTGCCGCTAAAGATACGATCCAAGGTAAATTGATGGCTACGTTGGATAAACGCAACCCGATCTTCATGATGAGTGACTCCGGTGCCCGTGGTAACGCATCTAACTTCACTCAGCTTGCCGGTATGCGCGGACTCATGGCCAACCCGGCTGGACGTATCATCGAATTGCCGATCAAATCAAGTTTCCGTGAAGGTCTGACGGTACTTGAATACTTCATCTCCACTCACGGTGCCCGTAAAGGTCTTGCCGATACAGCCCTGAAAACAGCCGACTCAGGTTACCTGACCCGTCGTCTGGTTGACGTGGCACAAGATGTCATCGTACGTGAAGAAGACTGTGGAACAGACAGAGGACTCCTTGTCGGATCCATCAAAGAGGGTACAGAGATCATCGAACCTCTTGAAGAACGTCTGCTCGGTCGTTACTCACGTAAGACACTCCGTCACCCTGAGACAGATGAAATCCTTGTGAACGAAAATCAATTGATCACCGAAGATCTGGCTAAAACCATTGTTGATGCAGGTATCGAGCATGTGTCCATCCGTTCTGCCTTCACATGTAACACCCGTCACGGTGTATGTGAAAAATGTTACGGTACGAACCTTGCAACCGGTCAAAAAGTGGAAGTCGGGGAAGCAGTCGGTATCATCGCCGCTCAATCAATCGGGGAACCAGGAACGCAGCTTACAATGCGTACGTTCCATACCGGTGGGGTTGCGGGAGACGATATCACACAAGGTCTTCCACGTATCCAGGAAATCTTCGAAGCACGTAACCCGAAAGGTCAAGCGGTCATTTCCGAAATGGATGGTGTCATCACTTCCATCACAGAAGGAAAAGATCGTCAATACGAAATCACTGTACAAGGTGATGTCGAGTCAAGGAACTACACGGCTCCTTACACGGCCCGCCTGAAATTCGCAGTGAACGACCGGGTACTGCGCGGTCAAGAAATCACGGAAGGTTCCATCGATCCGAAGGAACTTCTCAAAGTACGCGATGTCGGTGCCGTACAAGAATACCTATTGCGCGAGGTACAGAAAGTTTACCGTATGCAAGGGGTTGAAATCGGAGATAAGCACGTTGAAGTCATGGTACGTCAAATGCTCCGTAAAGTACGCGTCATCGATGCCGGTGAAACGGAAGTACTCCCTGGTACACTCATGGATATCCATCAGTTCAGGGATGCGAACGAAAGTGCGTTGCTTAACGGCAATACACCTGCAACCGGACGCCCTGTCCTTCTTGGGATCACGAAGGCATCCCTTGAAACGGATTCCTTCTTGTCAGCAGCTTCGTTCCAGGAAACAACCCGCGTGTTGACAGACGCCGCAATCAAAGGTAAGCGCGACGAGCTCCTTGGATTGAAGGAAAATGTCATCATCGGTAAGTTGGTTCCAGCCGGAACAGGTATGCAACGTTACCGCAGAGCCGAACAGGTCCTATCTGAAGAAATCTCTGAAGAGACGGTCACTGTCGACTAA
- a CDS encoding 50S ribosomal protein L7ae-like protein, producing the protein MSYEKVSQAKDVIVGTKQAVKALKAGQVTEVVIAEDADPKVTANVLQTAIDLNVPFTKVDSMKKLGKSCGIDVGAAAVAIKQ; encoded by the coding sequence ATGTCTTATGAAAAAGTATCGCAGGCGAAAGATGTTATTGTAGGAACAAAGCAAGCAGTGAAAGCTCTGAAAGCCGGTCAGGTAACCGAAGTAGTCATAGCGGAAGATGCTGATCCGAAAGTGACCGCGAACGTTTTGCAGACCGCAATCGATCTGAACGTACCCTTTACCAAAGTTGATTCGATGAAGAAACTCGGTAAATCGTGCGGGATAGATGTCGGGGCGGCAGCTGTTGCGATAAAACAGTAA
- the rpsL gene encoding 30S ribosomal protein S12, with product MPTINQLVRKPRQSKSTKSKSPALNKGYNSFKKVHTNLSSPQKRGVCTRVGTMTPKKPNSALRKYARVRLTNGIEVTAYIPGIGHNLQEHSVVLIRGGRVKDLPGVRYHIVRGALDTAGVDGRMQGRSKYGTKRPKAKK from the coding sequence ATGCCTACTATTAACCAATTAGTTCGCAAACCTCGTCAGTCTAAATCAACAAAATCAAAGTCACCTGCACTTAACAAAGGCTACAATAGCTTCAAAAAAGTGCACACTAACTTGTCTTCTCCACAAAAACGTGGTGTATGTACTCGTGTTGGTACAATGACTCCGAAAAAACCGAACTCCGCATTGCGTAAATATGCACGTGTTCGCTTGACTAACGGAATCGAGGTTACTGCTTACATTCCTGGTATCGGACACAACCTTCAAGAGCACAGTGTCGTGCTTATCCGTGGAGGACGTGTAAAAGATTTACCAGGGGTACGTTATCACATCGTACGTGGTGCTCTTGATACAGCTGGTGTTGACGGTCGTATGCAAGGACGTTCTAAATACGGAACTAAGCGCCCTAAAGCTAAAAAATAA
- the rpsG gene encoding 30S ribosomal protein S7, with protein sequence MPRKGPVAKRDVLPDPIYNSKLVTRLINKIMIDGKRGKAQKKLYAAFDLIAERSGKDAMEVFDAALKNIMPVLEVKARRVGGSNYQVPVEVRPERRTTLGLRWLVNYSRSRGEKTMEERLANEILDAANNTGASVKKREDTHKMAEANKAFAHYRW encoded by the coding sequence ATGCCACGTAAAGGCCCTGTAGCAAAAAGAGACGTTTTACCTGATCCGATTTACAATTCTAAATTGGTTACTCGTCTGATCAACAAAATCATGATCGACGGTAAGCGCGGTAAAGCACAAAAGAAACTATACGCAGCGTTTGATCTAATCGCAGAACGCAGCGGTAAAGATGCAATGGAAGTATTCGATGCAGCTTTGAAAAATATCATGCCGGTATTGGAAGTAAAAGCTCGTCGTGTAGGTGGTTCAAACTACCAAGTTCCTGTTGAGGTTCGTCCGGAGCGTCGTACGACTCTTGGACTTCGCTGGTTAGTTAACTATTCCCGTTCTCGCGGTGAGAAAACGATGGAAGAGCGCCTAGCTAACGAAATCCTTGATGCAGCTAACAACACTGGTGCTTCTGTTAAGAAGCGTGAAGATACACATAAGATGGCTGAAGCGAACAAAGCGTTTGCTCACTATCGCTGGTAA
- the fusA gene encoding elongation factor G — protein MAREFSLENTRNIGIMAHIDAGKTTATERILFYTGRIHKIGETHEGASQMDWMEQEQERGITITSAATTAQWKGHRINIIDTPGHVDFTVEVERSLRVLDGAVAVLDAQSGVEPQTETVWRQATTYGVPRVVFVNKMDKIGADFLYSVGTLHDRLGANAHPIQLPIGAEDDFEGIIDLVEMKAYYYEDDLGTRAEDREIPDEYKDQAEEYRGKLIEAVSELDEELMMKYLEGEELTNEELKTAIRNATLTVEFYPVVCGSAFKNKGVQLLIDAVIDYLPAPTDVADIKGFVPDTEEEVTRPSSDEAPFSALAFKVATDPYVGKLTFFRVYSGVLESGSYVRNSSKGKRERVGRILQMHANSREEISKVYAGDIAAAVGLKDTSTGDTLCDEKSLVILESMVFPEPVISLSVEPKSKADQDKMTTALQKLQEEDPTFRAHTDQETGQVIIAGMGELHLDIIVDRMRREFKVEANVGAPQVSYRETFRDTARVEGKFARQSGGRGQFGHVWIEFAPNEEGKGFEFENGIVGGVVPREYIPAVQAGLEDALENGVLAGFPLVDVKAKLFDGSYHDVDSSEMAFKIAASMALKNAASKCKPVILEPMMKVEVVIPEEYLGDIMGDVTSRRGRVEGMEARGNAQVVKAFVPLSEMFGYATSLRSNTQGRGTYSMHFDHYEEVPKSISEEIIKKNKGE, from the coding sequence ATGGCAAGAGAGTTCTCCTTAGAAAACACTCGTAATATCGGTATCATGGCTCACATCGATGCCGGTAAAACAACTGCTACTGAGCGTATCCTATTTTATACTGGTCGTATCCATAAAATTGGAGAAACTCACGAAGGTGCTTCTCAAATGGACTGGATGGAGCAGGAGCAAGAGCGTGGAATCACGATCACATCTGCTGCGACAACAGCTCAATGGAAAGGCCATCGTATCAACATCATCGATACACCGGGACACGTAGACTTCACTGTTGAAGTTGAGCGTTCACTTCGTGTACTTGATGGTGCTGTAGCAGTACTTGATGCTCAATCTGGTGTTGAGCCTCAAACTGAGACAGTTTGGCGCCAGGCTACTACTTACGGGGTTCCTCGTGTAGTATTCGTCAACAAGATGGACAAAATCGGTGCTGACTTCCTTTACTCTGTAGGAACACTTCACGATCGTCTTGGTGCAAATGCTCATCCTATCCAGCTTCCTATCGGTGCTGAGGATGACTTCGAAGGAATCATCGACCTGGTGGAAATGAAAGCTTACTACTACGAAGATGATCTTGGTACACGCGCTGAAGACCGTGAAATTCCTGATGAGTACAAAGATCAAGCAGAAGAATACCGCGGCAAGTTGATTGAAGCTGTATCTGAACTTGATGAAGAGCTCATGATGAAATACCTTGAAGGTGAAGAACTGACAAACGAAGAATTGAAAACAGCGATCCGTAACGCTACGCTAACTGTTGAATTCTATCCGGTTGTCTGCGGATCTGCCTTCAAAAACAAAGGTGTTCAATTGTTGATTGACGCCGTTATCGATTACCTTCCAGCTCCTACTGATGTAGCTGACATCAAAGGTTTCGTTCCAGATACTGAAGAAGAAGTGACTCGTCCATCAAGCGACGAAGCACCATTCTCAGCACTAGCGTTCAAAGTAGCAACTGACCCTTATGTTGGTAAGCTTACTTTCTTCCGTGTTTACTCTGGTGTCCTTGAGTCAGGTTCATACGTACGAAATTCTTCTAAAGGCAAGCGTGAGCGTGTAGGACGTATCCTTCAAATGCACGCTAACAGCCGTGAAGAAATTTCTAAAGTATATGCTGGGGATATCGCAGCTGCAGTTGGTCTTAAAGATACTAGTACTGGTGATACACTATGTGACGAGAAGAGCCTTGTTATCCTCGAGTCCATGGTATTCCCAGAGCCAGTTATCTCCCTATCTGTTGAGCCTAAGTCAAAGGCTGACCAAGATAAGATGACTACTGCACTTCAAAAACTACAAGAGGAAGATCCGACATTCCGTGCGCATACTGACCAGGAAACTGGACAAGTTATCATCGCCGGTATGGGTGAGCTTCACTTGGACATCATCGTTGACCGTATGCGTCGCGAGTTCAAAGTAGAAGCAAACGTAGGTGCTCCTCAAGTATCTTACCGTGAAACGTTCCGCGATACAGCGCGCGTTGAAGGTAAGTTCGCACGTCAATCTGGTGGACGCGGTCAATTCGGACACGTTTGGATCGAGTTTGCACCTAACGAAGAAGGTAAAGGATTCGAATTCGAGAACGGAATCGTCGGTGGTGTTGTTCCACGTGAATACATCCCTGCAGTTCAAGCTGGTCTTGAAGACGCTCTTGAAAACGGAGTACTTGCCGGATTCCCATTGGTTGATGTTAAAGCGAAACTATTCGACGGTTCATACCATGACGTTGACTCCTCTGAAATGGCGTTCAAAATCGCTGCTTCAATGGCCCTTAAGAATGCTGCTTCTAAATGTAAGCCGGTCATCCTTGAGCCAATGATGAAGGTAGAGGTTGTTATCCCTGAGGAATACCTTGGAGATATCATGGGTGACGTTACTTCCCGTCGTGGACGCGTAGAAGGTATGGAAGCACGCGGTAACGCTCAAGTCGTTAAAGCGTTCGTACCTCTATCAGAAATGTTTGGTTATGCAACGTCCCTACGTTCTAATACACAAGGGCGCGGAACATACTCCATGCACTTCGACCACTACGAAGAAGTACCGAAGTCAATCTCTGAAGAGATCATCAAAAAAAATAAAGGCGAATAA
- the tuf gene encoding elongation factor Tu, with the protein MGKEKFDRSKQHANIGTIGHVDHGKTTLTAAITTTLHKKYGRGTAMAYDQIDGAPEERERGITISTAHVEYETDTRHYAHVDCPGHADYVKNMITGAAQMDGGILVVSAADGPMPQTREHILLSRQVGVPYLVVFMNKCDMVDDEELLELVEMEVRDLLSEYDFPGDDIPVIKGSALKALEGDAEWEAKIFELMEAVDSYIPTPERDTEKPFMMPVEDVFSITGRGTVATGRVERGQVKVGDEVEIIGIAEENKKTTVTGVEMFRKLLDYAEAGDNIGALLRGVAREDIQRGQVLAKPGTITPHTNFKAEVYVLSKEEGGRHTPFFSNYRPQFYFRTTDVTGICNLPEGVEMVMPGDNIEMTVELIAPIAIEEGTKFSIREGGRTVGAGVVASIQK; encoded by the coding sequence ATGGGTAAGGAAAAATTTGATCGTTCCAAGCAACATGCGAATATCGGTACAATCGGTCACGTTGACCATGGTAAAACAACTCTAACTGCTGCAATCACAACTACTCTTCACAAGAAGTATGGTCGTGGAACTGCAATGGCTTATGACCAAATCGATGGTGCTCCAGAAGAAAGAGAGCGTGGAATCACAATCTCTACAGCACACGTTGAGTACGAAACTGATACTCGTCACTATGCACACGTTGACTGCCCAGGACATGCTGACTACGTTAAAAACATGATCACTGGTGCTGCTCAAATGGATGGTGGGATCCTAGTAGTATCTGCTGCTGACGGCCCAATGCCACAAACTCGTGAGCACATCCTTCTTTCTCGTCAAGTAGGTGTACCTTACCTTGTTGTATTCATGAACAAATGTGACATGGTAGATGACGAAGAACTTCTTGAACTAGTTGAAATGGAAGTTCGTGACCTTCTTTCTGAGTATGACTTCCCTGGTGATGACATTCCAGTAATCAAAGGTTCTGCTCTTAAAGCTCTTGAAGGAGATGCTGAGTGGGAAGCTAAAATCTTCGAACTTATGGAAGCTGTAGATTCTTACATCCCAACTCCAGAGCGTGACACTGAAAAACCATTCATGATGCCAGTTGAGGACGTATTCTCAATCACTGGTCGTGGTACAGTTGCTACTGGACGTGTTGAGCGTGGACAAGTTAAAGTCGGTGACGAAGTTGAAATCATCGGTATTGCTGAAGAGAACAAAAAGACTACTGTAACAGGTGTTGAAATGTTCCGTAAGCTTCTTGACTATGCTGAAGCTGGTGACAACATCGGTGCCCTTCTTCGTGGTGTAGCACGTGAAGACATCCAACGTGGACAAGTACTTGCTAAACCAGGTACAATCACTCCACACACTAACTTCAAAGCTGAAGTTTATGTTCTTTCAAAAGAAGAGGGTGGACGTCACACTCCATTCTTCTCTAACTACCGCCCACAGTTCTACTTCCGTACAACTGACGTAACTGGTATCTGTAATCTTCCTGAAGGCGTAGAAATGGTTATGCCTGGCGACAACATCGAAATGACTGTTGAGCTAATCGCGCCAATCGCGATCGAAGAAGGTACTAAGTTCTCTATCCGTGAGGGTGGACGTACAGTTGGAGCTGGCGTTGTAGCTTCAATCCAAAAATAA
- the rpsJ gene encoding 30S ribosomal protein S10: MAKQKIRIRLKAYDHRILDQSAEKIVETAKRSGAAVSGPIPLPTEKSIYTILRAVHKYKDSREQFEMRTHKRLIDIVNPTPQTVDALMRLDLPSGVDIEIKL; the protein is encoded by the coding sequence ATGGCAAAACAAAAGATTCGTATCCGTTTGAAGGCTTATGATCACAGGATTCTTGATCAATCAGCTGAGAAGATTGTTGAAACAGCAAAACGTTCTGGTGCGGCGGTTTCTGGACCGATCCCACTTCCAACAGAGAAGTCTATTTACACAATTCTTCGTGCTGTGCACAAATACAAGGACTCTCGTGAGCAATTCGAAATGCGTACACACAAACGCTTAATCGACATTGTAAACCCAACACCACAAACAGTTGATGCGCTTATGCGTTTGGACTTACCGTCTGGTGTAGATATCGAAATCAAACTTTAA
- the rplC gene encoding 50S ribosomal protein L3 yields the protein MTKGILGRKIGMTQVFAENGDLIPVTVIEAAQNVVLQKKSIEVDGYEAIQVGFEDKREKLSNKPEKGHVAKAETAPKRFIREIRGVNVEEYEVGQEVKVDIFAAGDVVDVTGVSKGKGFQGAIKRHNQSRGPMSHGSRYHRRPGSMGPVDPNRVFKGKLLPGRMGGEQITIQNLEIVKVDAERNLLLVKGNVPGPKKQLIKVKSAVKAN from the coding sequence ATGACCAAAGGAATCTTAGGAAGAAAGATCGGTATGACTCAAGTTTTCGCTGAGAACGGTGATCTTATCCCTGTAACGGTAATCGAGGCAGCTCAAAACGTTGTTCTTCAAAAGAAATCTATCGAAGTTGATGGCTATGAAGCGATCCAAGTAGGTTTTGAAGACAAACGTGAAAAGCTTTCTAACAAGCCGGAAAAGGGCCACGTTGCTAAAGCTGAAACTGCTCCTAAGCGCTTCATCCGTGAAATCCGCGGTGTAAACGTAGAAGAGTACGAAGTTGGTCAGGAAGTCAAAGTTGATATTTTCGCTGCAGGAGATGTAGTGGACGTAACAGGAGTTTCAAAAGGTAAAGGATTCCAAGGTGCGATCAAGCGTCATAACCAATCTCGTGGACCAATGTCCCACGGTAGCCGTTATCACCGTCGCCCAGGTTCAATGGGTCCAGTTGATCCAAACCGCGTATTCAAAGGTAAATTGCTACCAGGACGTATGGGTGGAGAACAAATCACGATTCAAAACCTTGAAATCGTAAAAGTAGATGCTGAGCGCAACTTGCTTCTAGTGAAAGGTAATGTACCTGGACCTAAGAAACAATTGATCAAAGTAAAATCTGCTGTAAAAGCAAACTAA
- the rplD gene encoding 50S ribosomal protein L4 translates to MPKVALFNQSGSKVGDIELNESVFGIEPNKQVLFEAVLMQRASLRQGNHKVKNRSEVRGGGRKPWRQKGTGRARQGSIRSPQWRGGGTVFGPVPRSYSYKLPKKVRRLAIKSALSTKVVEENILVLEALSFDAPKTKEFASVLKGLSINSKTLVVTDGLDENVALSARNIPGVTVVTASGISVLDVLGHDKLVMTKSAVEKVEEVLA, encoded by the coding sequence ATGCCGAAAGTAGCATTATTTAACCAAAGCGGTTCTAAAGTTGGTGATATCGAACTTAACGAATCAGTATTTGGTATTGAACCAAACAAACAAGTATTGTTTGAAGCAGTCTTGATGCAAAGAGCTTCTTTACGTCAAGGTAATCACAAAGTAAAAAATCGTTCTGAAGTACGTGGCGGTGGTCGTAAGCCTTGGCGTCAAAAAGGAACAGGTCGTGCTCGTCAAGGGTCAATCCGTTCTCCACAATGGCGCGGTGGTGGTACCGTATTTGGACCGGTTCCACGCAGCTACAGCTACAAGCTTCCTAAGAAGGTTCGTCGCTTAGCGATTAAATCTGCTCTTTCTACTAAAGTGGTAGAAGAAAACATCCTAGTGTTGGAAGCATTGTCTTTCGATGCACCAAAAACGAAAGAATTTGCAAGCGTATTGAAAGGTCTTTCAATCAACTCCAAAACATTGGTAGTGACTGACGGTCTTGACGAAAACGTAGCACTTTCAGCTCGTAACATCCCTGGAGTAACAGTTGTTACTGCTTCTGGAATCAGCGTTCTAGATGTATTGGGACACGACAAACTAGTGATGACTAAATCAGCTGTTGAAAAAGTAGAGGAGGTGCTCGCATAA
- the rplW gene encoding 50S ribosomal protein L23, with protein sequence MDARDIIKRPVITEASTDLMSEKKYTFEVDTRATKTQVKYAVEEIFDVKVDKVNIMNYKGKFKRMGKHAGYTNKRRKAVVKLTTESNEIEFFEV encoded by the coding sequence ATGGATGCACGTGATATCATTAAGCGCCCCGTAATTACAGAGGCTTCAACTGATCTTATGTCTGAGAAAAAATATACTTTCGAAGTAGATACTAGAGCGACTAAAACTCAAGTAAAATACGCTGTCGAAGAAATCTTCGATGTGAAAGTAGATAAAGTCAACATCATGAACTACAAAGGTAAGTTCAAGCGTATGGGTAAACACGCTGGTTACACTAACAAGCGTCGTAAAGCTGTCGTTAAACTTACAACTGAAAGCAACGAAATCGAATTCTTTGAAGTATAA